In one Solanum dulcamara chromosome 1, daSolDulc1.2, whole genome shotgun sequence genomic region, the following are encoded:
- the LOC129889898 gene encoding uncharacterized protein LOC129889898, with the protein MAISDKVTANLTTLYLAIIGTMKAYGLITGRNFTGCSVLILSTAAVVAVLIASLTWDISIKARNIRVRDNPDRVNNYQQQQQHTSHEFCRGGICWHGVAVSSPASQFRFRLPQNHI; encoded by the coding sequence ATGGCGATTTCAGATAAAGTAACAGCGAATTTAACGACTTTATACCTAGCAATTATTGGTACAATGAAAGCTTACGGCTTAATTACCGGTCGAAACTTCACCGGTTGTTCCGTTCTCATTCTTTCTACGGCTGCCGTTGTTGCGGTGTTGATTGCGAGTTTAACATGGGATATATCCATCAAAGCTAGAAATATTAGGGTTCGTGATAATCCTGATCGGGTTAATAATtatcagcagcagcagcagcataCTAGTCATGAATTTTGTCGAGGTGGTATATGCTGGCACGGCGTCGCTGTTAGTTCTCCGGCGTCTCAATTCCGGTTCCGACTTCCTCAGAATCatatttaa